The following proteins come from a genomic window of Paracoccus sp. MBLB3053:
- a CDS encoding amino acid ABC transporter permease, which translates to MFDTAMTANDLWFLAKGAAMTLAVTGVSVTVGTLMGVLFGVIRFQLGPIWAAPLTFALDVFRSVPLLIQLVLGNAFQSIAKLGWGPFTTSCVILSLYTAAYCTEIVRGAIDSVPGTTRRAARSLGMTWWQDMRYIVAPLATRIALPSWIGLTLGVMKDSSLVLWLGLIELLRASQILVTRLQEPLFILTVCGLIYFLLSFPIARLGGYLEKRWSND; encoded by the coding sequence ATGTTCGATACCGCAATGACCGCCAACGACCTGTGGTTCCTCGCCAAGGGCGCGGCGATGACACTTGCCGTGACCGGCGTATCCGTGACGGTCGGAACCCTGATGGGTGTTCTGTTCGGTGTGATACGGTTCCAGCTTGGCCCGATCTGGGCCGCGCCGCTGACTTTCGCTCTGGACGTGTTCCGTTCCGTCCCGCTGCTAATCCAGTTGGTGCTTGGGAATGCGTTCCAGTCGATTGCAAAGCTTGGTTGGGGGCCGTTCACGACTTCCTGCGTGATCCTGTCGCTGTACACGGCGGCCTACTGCACCGAGATCGTGCGCGGTGCGATCGATTCGGTGCCCGGCACGACCCGCCGGGCGGCGCGATCTCTGGGCATGACCTGGTGGCAGGACATGCGCTACATCGTCGCGCCGCTCGCCACCCGCATCGCCCTGCCTTCCTGGATCGGGCTGACACTCGGCGTGATGAAGGATTCCTCGCTGGTGCTCTGGCTCGGACTGATCGAGCTGTTGCGCGCTTCGCAGATCCTGGTGACGCGCCTGCAAGAGCCGCTGTTCATCCTGACGGTCTGCGGCCTGATCTACTTCCTGCTCAGCTTCCCCATCGCTCGTCTCGGTGGGTATCTGGAAAAACGGTGGTCCAATGATT